A genomic segment from Cuculus canorus isolate bCucCan1 chromosome 18, bCucCan1.pri, whole genome shotgun sequence encodes:
- the SDK2 gene encoding protein sidekick-2 isoform X1, with translation MARLGGWGLLCFAVLALPGPPGAGAQDDVSPYFKTEPVRSQVHLEGNRLVLTCMAEGSWPLEFKWLHNSQELTKFSLEYRYMITSLDRTHAGFYRCIVRNRMGALLQRQTEVQVAYMGSFEDSETQQSVSHGEAAVIRAPRIASFPQPQVTWFRDGRKISPSSRIAITLENTLVILSTVAPDAGRYYVQAVNDKNGDNKTSQPITLTVANVGGPADPIAPTIIVPPRNTSVVAGTSEVTMECVANARPLIKLHIIWKKDGVPLSSGISDYSRRLTILNPTLSDSGFYECEAVLRSSSVPAVAEGAYLSVLEPPQFIKEPERHITAEIEKVVAIPCQAKGVPPPEMAWYKDAALIRLEKLSRFQLLADGSLQISGLVPDDTGMFQCFARNAAGEVQTTTYLAVTSIAPNITRGPQDSTVIDGMSVILNCETSGAPRPAITWQKGERILASGSVQLPRFTLLESGSLLVSPAHLADAGTYTCLATNSRGVDEASADLVVWARTRITDPPQDQSVIKGTKAVMSCGVTHDPSVDVRYLWEKDGAPLSPESGPRVRLDEMGTLHISQTWSGDIGTYTCKVVSAGGNDSRSAHLRVRQLPHAPESPVATLSPLEKRAINLTWAKPFDGNSPLLRYVVEVSENNAPWTMLLASVDPELTSVVVRGLVPARSYQFRLCAVNDVGRGQFSKDTERVSLPEEPPSAPPQNVIASGRTNQSIMIQWQPPPESHQNGVLKGYVIRYCLAGLPVGYQFKNITNADVNNLLLEDLIIWTNYEIEVAAYNSAGLGVYSMKVTEWTLQGVPTVPPGNVQTEATNSTTIRFTWNPPSPQFINGINQGYKLIAWEPEHEEEATVVTVRPNFQDSVHVGYVTGLRKFAEYFTSVLCFTTPGDGPRSPPQLVRTHEDVPGPVGHLSFSDILDTSLKVSWQEPLEKNGILTGYRISWEEYNRTNTRVTHYLPNVTLEYRVTGLTALTTYTIEVAAMTSKGQGQVSSSTISSGVPPELPGAPTNLGISNIGPRSVTLQFHPGYDGKTSISRWQVEAQMGQNGEAEEWGLIHQLANEPDARSMEVPNLKPYTYYSFRMRQVNIVGTSPPSLPSRRIQTLQAPPDMAPANVTLRTASETSLWLRWMPLLEQEYNGNPDSVGYKIRYERSDGRGQPAVHIVHDRVEREYTIEDLEEWTEYRVQVQAFNAIGLGPWSHSVVGRTRESVPSSGPSNVSAVAITSSSMLVQWSDIPEADCNGLILGYKVIYKQKESDARTQFWLAEGNASRSAQLSGLGKYTLYEIRVLAFTRMGDGVPSRPPILERTLDDVPGPPVGILFPEVRTTSVRLIWQPPTAPNGIILAYQVTHCLNTTAANTATVEVLEPSARQYTATGLQPEATYLFRIAAQTRKGWGEAAEALVVTTEKRDRPQPPGKPLAQQEEVRARSVLLSWEPGSDGLSPVRYYTVQTRELPDGEWVLHSASISHNATAFIVDRLKPFTSYKFRVKATNDIGDSEYSEESESLTTLQAAPEEAPTILSVTPHTTTSVLIRWQSPAEDKINGILLGFRLRYRELVYDSLRGFTLRGIGNPGATWAELTPVYAVHNLSEVSLTQYELDNLSKHRRYEIRMSVYNAVGEGPPSPPQEVFVGEAVPTGAPQNVAVQAATATQLDVTWEPPPVESQNGDIQGYKIHFWEAQRQNESTRVKTLFLPENGVKLKNLTGYTTYWVSVAAFNAAGDGPRSPPVKGRTQQAAPSAPGSIRFSELTTTSVNVSWEPPPFPNGILEGYRLVYEPCMPVDGISKIVTVDVKGNSPLWLKVKDLAEGVTYRFRIRAKTFAYGPDVEANITTGPGEGAPGPPGEPFISRYGSAITIHWSSGDPGQGPITRYVIEARPSDEGLWDILIKDIPKEVTSYTFSMDILKQGVSYDFRVIAVNDYGYGTPSTPSPSVSAQKTNPFYEEWWFLVVIALVGLIFILLLVFVLIIRGQSKKYAKKSDSGNGSKATALSHGEMVSLDEGSFPALELNNRRLSVKNSFCRKNGIYTRSPPRPSPGSLHYSDEDVTKYNDLIPAESSSLTEKPSEVSDSQGSDSEYEVDPSHQKAHSFVNHYISDPTYYNSWRRQQKGISRAQAYSYTESDSGEPDHAPFSNSTSTQQGSLFRPKASRTPTPQTPGNPPSQPGTLYRPPSSLAPGSRAPIAGFSSFV, from the exons AGCCATCACGCTGGAGAACACCCTCGTCATCCTCTCCACGGTAGCCCCGGACGCGGGACGTTACTACGTGCAGGCGGTGAATGACAAGAACGGGGACAACAAGACGAGCCAGCCCATCACGCTGACCGTGGCCA ATGTGGGTGGCCCGGCTGATCCTATCGCACCCACCATCATTGTCCCACCCAGGAACACCAGTGTGGTGGCTGGGACCTCGGAGGTGACCATGGAGTGCGTGGCCAACGCCAG GCCACTGATCAAGCTGCACATCATCTGGAAGAAGGACGGGGTGCCCCTCTCCAGTGGCATCAGCGACTACAGCCGCCGGCTCACCATCCTCAACCCCACACTGAGCGACAGCGGCTTCTATGAGTGCGAGGCCGTGCTCCGCAGCAGCAGCGTGCCTGCCGTGGCCGAGGGCGCCTACCTGTCTGTCCTGG agccaCCGCAGTTCATCAAGGAGCCAGAAAGGCACATCACGGCCGAGATAGAGAAGGTGGTGGCCATCCCCTGCCAAGCCAAAG gagTGCCCCCTCCCGAGATGGCCTGGTACAAGGATGCTGCCCTCATCCGCCTGGAGAAGCTGTCCCGCTTCCAGCTCCTGGCAGATGGCAGCCTGCAAATCAGCGGGCTGGTCCCTGATGACACCGGCATGTTCCAGTGCTTCGCTCGCAATGCGGCTGGAGAGGTGCAGACCACCACGTACCTGGCCGTGACCA GCATCGCCCCAAACATCACCAGGGGTCCCCAGGACAGCACGGTGATTGATGGCATGTCCGTAATCCTCAACTGTGAAACCTCCGGGGCTCCGCGCCCAGCCATCACGTGGCAGAAAG GGGAGCGGATCCTGGCCAGCGGCTCAGTGCAGCTCCCGCGCTTCACCCTGCTGGAGTCGGGCAGCCTGCTCGTCAGCCCCGCGCACCTCGCCGATGCTGGCACCTACACCTGCCTGGCCACCAACTCGCGTGGTGTGGACGAGGCATCTGCCGACCTGGTCGTTTGGG CGAGGACACGCATCACTGACCCACCACAGGACCAGAGTGTCATCAAAGGGACCAAGGCTGTCATGAGCTGTGGGGTCACCCATGACCCCAGCGTGGATGTCAG GTACCTCTGGGAGAAGGACGGGGCACCACTGAGCCCAGAGAGCGGCCCCCGGGTGCGCCTGGATGAGATGGGCACCCTCCACATCTCCCAGACCTGGTCGGGTGACATCGGTACCTACACCTGCAAGGTGGTCTCAGCTGGGGGCAACGACTCGCGCAGTGCCCACCTCCGCGTCCG GCAGCTCCCCCATGCCCCCGAGAGCCCCGTGGCCACCCTCAGTCCCCTGGAGAAGCGGGCCATCAACCTCACCTGGGCCAAACCCTTCGACGGCAACAGCCCCCTGCTTCGTTACGTCGTGGAGGTCTCCGAGAACA aTGCACCCTGGACCATGCTGCTGGCCAGCGTGGACCCCGAGTTGACGTCGGTGGTAGTACGGGGTTTGGTCCCTGCTCGCTCCTATCAGTTCCGCCTCTGTGCTGTCAACGACGTGGGCAGGGGGCAGTTCAGCAAGGACACAGAGAG GGTGTCCCTGCCCGAGGAACCCCCTTCTGCACCCCCTCAGAATGTCATCGCCAGTGGCCGCACCAACCAGTCCATCATGATCCAGTGGCAGCCTCCCCCCGAGAGCCACCAGAATGGTGTCCTCAAGGGCTATGTCATACG GTACTGCCTGGCTGGGCTGCCCGTGGGCTACCAGTTCAAGAACATCACCAACGCCGATGTCAACAACCTGCTCCTGGAGGACCTCATCATCTGGACCAACTATGAGATCGAGGTGGCAGCATACAACAGCGCCGGCTTGGGGGTGTACAGCATGAAGGTGACCGAGTGGACACTGCAGGGAG TCCCCACGGTGCCCCCAGGGAACGTGCAGACTGAGGCCACCAACTCCACCACCATTCGCTTCACCTGgaacccccccagcccccagtTCATCAACGGCATCAACCAGGGGTACAAG CTCATTGCCTGGGAGCCAGAGCACGAGGAGGAGGCGACGGTGGTGACGGTGCGGCCCAACTTCCAGGACAGCGTCCACGTGGGCTACGTGACGGGGCTGCGGAAATTCGCCGAGTACTTCACCTCGGTGCTGTGCTTCACCACGCCGGGGGACGGCCCGCGCAGCCCCCCCCAGCTGGTGCGCACCCACGAGGACG TGCCTGGTCCTGTGGGACATCTCAGCTTCAGTGATATCCTGGACACGTCCCTGAAGGTCAGCTGGCAAGAGCCGCTAGAGAAGAACGGCATCTTGACAG GCTACCGGATCTCCTGGGAGGAGTACAACCGCACCAACACACGGGTGACCCATTACTTGCCCAACGTCACCCTGGAGTACCGTGTCACcggcctcaccgccctcaccACCTACACCATCGAGGTGGCTGCCATGACCTCCAAGGGCCAGGGCCAGgtctcctcctccaccatctcctctggGGTGCCACCAG agctcCCTGGTGCCCCCACCAATCTGGGCATCTCCAACATTGGACCCCGCTCCGTCACCCTCCAGTTTCACCCAGGCTATGATGGAAAAACCTCCATCTCCCGCTGGCAGGTGGAGGCACAG ATGGGCCAGAACGGTGAGGCTGAAGAGTGGGGGCTCATCCACCAGCTGGCCAACGAGCCCGATGCTCGCTCCATGGAGGTTCCCAACCTAAAGCCCTACACCTACTACAG TTTCCGCATGCGGCAGGTGAACATCGTGGGCACCAGCCCTCCCAGCCTGCCCTCCCGGAGGATCCAGACCCTGCAGGCACCCCCGGACATGGCACCTGCCAATGTCACCCTGCGGACAGCCAGTGAGACCAGCCTGTGGCTGCGCTGGATG CCCCTCCTGGAGCAGGAGTACAACGGGAACCCTGACTCGGTGGGCTACAAAATCCGGTACGAGCGCTCAGATGGGCGAGGGCAGCCAGCGGTGCACATCGTCCATGACCGTGTGGAGCGGGAGTACACGATCGAAGACCTGGAAGAGTGGACGGAGTACCGGGTACAGGTTCAAGCCTTCAACGCCATCGGCTTGGGGCCCTGGAGCCATTCGGTGGTGGGACGCACCCGGGAGTCAG TGCCCTCCTCCGGCCCCAGCAATGTGTCGGCGGTGGccatcacctccagcagcaTGCTGGTCCAGTGGAGTGACATTCCCGAGGCAGACTGCAATGGCCTCATCCTGGGCTACAAG GTGATATACAAGCAGAAGGAGTCGGATGCACGCACCCAGTTCTGGCTGGCGGAGGGCAATGCCTCCCGCAGTGCCCAGCTGAGCGGGCTGGGCAAGTACACGTTGTACGAGATCCGCGTGCTGGCCTTCACCAGGATGGGCGATGGTGTGCCCAGCCGGCCCCCCATCCTTGAGCGGACACTGGATGACG TGCCCGGCCCCCCTGTGGGCATCCTCTTCCCTGAAGTGAGGACCACTTCGGTGCGGCTCATCTGGCAGCCGCCCACAGCACCCAATGGCATCATCCTGG CGTACCAGGTCACCCACTGTCTCAACACCACCGCGGCCAACACAGCCACCGTGGAGGTGCTGGAGCCCAGCGCCCGGCAGTACACGGCCACTGGCCTCCAGCCGGAGGCCACCTACCTCTTCCGCATCGCGGCACAGACCCGCAAGGGCTGGGGCGAAGCAGCCGAAGCCCTCGTGGTGACCACAGAGAAGAGAG ACCGCCCACAGCCCCCCGGGAAGCCGCTGGCCCAGCAGGAGGAGGTGCGAGCCCGCAGCGTGCTGCTCTCCTGGGAGCCGGGCAGCGATGGGCTCTCCCCCGTCCGCTACTACACGGTGCAGACCCGCGAGCTGCCGGATGGCGAGTGGGTGCTGCACTCTGCTTCCATCAGCCATAATGCTACTGCCTTCATCGTGGACAG GCTGAAGCCTTTCACCTCCTACAAGTTCCGCGTGAAGGCAACAAATGACATCGGGGACAGCGAGTACAGCGAGGAGTCGGAGTCACTCACCACCCTGCAGGCGG cccctgaggAAGCTCCCACCATCCTCTCCGTCACCCCGCACACCACCACGTCGGTGCTCATCCGCTGGCAG TCCCCAGCCGAGGACAAGATCAACGGGATCCTCCTGGGTTTCCGCCTCCGCTACCGCGAGCTGGTGTACGACAGCCTGCGCGGCTTCACCCTGCGCGGCATTGGCAACCCTGGTGCCACGTGGGCTGAGCTCACTC CCGTCTACGCCGTGCACAACCTCAGCGAGGTCTCCCTCACCCAGTACGAGCTGGACA ACCTGAGCAAACACCGGCGCTATGAGATCCGCATGAGCGTATACAACGCCGTGGGCGAaggtccccccagtcccccccaggAGGTCTTTGTGGGTGAAGCAG TGCCCACCGGTGCACCGCAGAATGTGGCGGTTCAGGCAGCCACGGCCACCCAGCTGGATGTCACCTGGGAACCACCACCTGTTGAGAGCCAGAATGGAGACATTCAGGGCTATAAG atCCACTTTTGGGAGGCCCAGCGCCAGAATGAGAGCACGCGAGTGAAGACACTTTTCCTGCCTGAGAATGGAGTGAAGCTGAAGAACCTGACGGGGTACACCACGTACTGGGTCAGCGTCGCTGCCTTCAACGCTGCAGGAGATGggccccgcagcccccctgTCAAGGGGCGGACGCAGCAGGCAG cccccagtgcccccGGTTCCATCCGGTTCAGCGAGCTGACCACCACGTCAGTGAACGTGTCCTGGGAGCCACCACCATTCCCCAACGGCATCCTGGAGGGCTACAGGCTGGTCTACGAGCCCTGCATGCCTGTGGATG gcatCAGTAAGATCGTGACGGTGGACGTGAAGGGGAACAGCCCACTGTGGTTGAAGGTGAAAGACCTGGCTGAGGGTGTGACCTACCGGTTCCGAATCAGGGCCAAGACTTTTGCCTATGGTCCTGACGTTGAAGCAAACATCACCACAGGGCCTGGCGAAG GAGCCCCTGGTCCCCCTGGTGAGCCCTTCATCTCCCGCTACGGCTCGGCTATCACCATCCACTGGTCAAGCGGGGACCCTGGCCAAGGGCCTATCACCAGATACGTCATCGAAGCTCGTCCTTCAG atGAGGGGCTCTGGGACATCCTCATCAAAGACATCCCTAAGGAAGTGACTTCCTACACCTTCAGCATGGACATCCTCAAGCAGGGGGTCAGCTATGATTTCCGTGTCATCGCTGTGAACGACTATGGCTATGGGACCCCCAGCACACCTTCCCCCTCTGTGTCAG CTCAGAAAACCAACCCATTCTACGAGGAGTGGTGGTTCCTGGTGGTCATCGCCCTGGTGGGGCTCATCTTCATCCTCCTGCTCGTCTTTGTGCTCATCATCCGTGGGCAGAGCAAGAAGTACGCTAAGAAGTCAGACTCGG GGAACGGCTCCAAGGCGACTGCGCTGAGCCACGGCGAGATGGTGAGCCTGGATGAGGGCAGCTTCCCCGCCCTGGAGCTCAACAACCGGCGCCTCTCGGTCAAGAACTCCTTCTGCCGGAAGAATGGCATCTATACCCG GTCACCACCACGGCCCAGCCCTGGAAGCCTCCACTACTCAGATGAGGATGTGACCAAGTACAACGACCTGATCCCCGCCGAGAGCAGCAGCTTGACGGAGAAGCCCTCCGAGGTCTCCGATTCCCAG GGCAGCGACAGCGAGTACGAAGTGGACCCCAGCCACCAGAAAGCTCACTCCTTCGTCAACCACTACATCAGTGACCCCACCTACTACAACTCGTGGCGGCGACAGCAGAAGGGCATCTCACGGGCGCAGGCGTACAGCTACACCGAGAGCGACTCTGGGGAGCCTGACCACGCACCCTTCTCTAACAGCACCTCCACGCAGCAGGGCAGCCTCTTCCGCCCCAAAGCCAGCAGGACTCCCACCCCTCAGACCCCTGGCAACCCCCCCAGCCAGCCTGGTACCCTCTACCGCCCACCCAGCAGCCTGGCTCCCGGCTCCAGAGCACCCATCGCTGGATTTTCTTCATTCGTTTGA